The Maridesulfovibrio salexigens DSM 2638 region GTGGACAAGGAAATTTTGATGTTTTTAAGCAGGTATTCCAATTCATTCCACATGGATAAGTCATGATTGGAAGCAATGCTGTCCGTTCCAAGACAAGTATTAATACCAGATTTCAGGATCTTTTCCCACGGTGCACGGCCTTCGCCGATGTATGTATTGGAGCGGGGACAAAGGCAGACATTTACCTTGCGCTCGGCAAGGATATTTATGTCGCTTTCCGCAACCCGAACACAATGAACCGCAAGAGTCGAATCATCCAGTAAACCGAGGGAGTCTGCATATTCAACAGGGCGTAACCCTTTGCTGCCGCAATCGGCCAGCAGTCCTGCTCCCTTGAGCATCCCTGCGAATTCTCCGGTACCGTGAGCTACGATTTCGTCCTCTTCCTCGTTTTCAGCAAGATGGATAGGATAGGGCAATCCGGCTTTGTTGTTGGCTGCTTTTACAGCCTGCAAAAGTTCGGCTCCGGTGGAGTATAAGGAATGCCCGGACCCGGCGCTGCGGCCGTGGTTGAATTTTTTTTGCGGGAAGAATTTGGCTCCTTCCTTAGGCTGCTGCACCCCGATTGCTTCACAGCAGGCATAGAATCCCATGCCAAATTCATCCATAATTGCGGCCACCTGTGCGCAGTTGCGGGTGGAGATATCTACGCAGAATGCAGTGCCGTCAGCACGCATTTGCTGTACCGCGTCTCGAACGGCCTCGGTATCGAGATCGTAAAGGGGATTGGAAAGCAGGGATTTGATCCAATTGGTGAAGCCTTGCTCCTGCACGGTCTTGCCTTTCAGGTGGGAAAG contains the following coding sequences:
- a CDS encoding amidohydrolase family protein; this translates as MNKCIRAARAVTLTHGKNPVIEDFALIHDGERILETGTWSELKDQFSGEVEDLGDVAIVPGLINAHVHLELSHLKGKTVQEQGFTNWIKSLLSNPLYDLDTEAVRDAVQQMRADGTAFCVDISTRNCAQVAAIMDEFGMGFYACCEAIGVQQPKEGAKFFPQKKFNHGRSAGSGHSLYSTGAELLQAVKAANNKAGLPYPIHLAENEEEDEIVAHGTGEFAGMLKGAGLLADCGSKGLRPVEYADSLGLLDDSTLAVHCVRVAESDINILAERKVNVCLCPRSNTYIGEGRAPWEKILKSGINTCLGTDSIASNHDLSMWNELEYLLKNIKISLSTAEALALVTTNSAKALKIDDLYGSLDKGKRAVYATIPAHLEDLLF